In Phaseolus vulgaris cultivar G19833 chromosome 7, P. vulgaris v2.0, whole genome shotgun sequence, the genomic stretch ctttgtatCTCCTCTCCCCTTTTAGATTTCTATATTGCTTCATTTCTTGGGTTCTTGTGCTTTCATTAATCACTAGCAACAATTTCAGGATTTGGATGATGTGGGATCGAAGTCAAGAATACTCCAAGAATCGGAGAAGAAAGTATATGAACCTGTTGAACATGGTGAATCCGGGGAATCCTTTTTTGATTCAATCCCATTTCAGGTGAATTCCCTTCGTTTTCTTTCCTCTGGGGTTGGATCAGTGGATTTTGGTTGGGTCGCAATTTGATGTATATTATCTGATGCACTTACCTGATTAAGGTTTTGATTATAGTACAAGAATACTGTTTGACTTTAACTAATGCATGTTgtttcataattaatattttttaatgaaataaatttgGTCATTAATTACTGATGTTTTTGGGTTATCATTAGTATCCTCTGTTTGTCAATTTTCTTGCACTATCATTAACAATTTAACAGTAACTCATCGGTTGTTGGAGGCACTTTTTTGGGAAAGGTTTTGTTAAAATCTCTTGTGAAAATAGGAAGATATGTTAACTTGTCGGACATTGGATCTATGAGTTTGCAAATGTGAAGATATATTGGCTTTATGGAATAGGATTTGCAATTGCTGGGTTGTACCTGGCGTTAGTAAAGGCCATTGAAGGTTGATACATTATTAATTAACTCATCTTGCATTGGTTTAAAAGTGAATGGCATCTGTTTGAAATAAAGACCCCAAATAGAAAGTGCTGTTTTATATAGTTTGTACTCAATGCTACTTATGATCGTCACTTCATTTGTTTCAGTGTGATCCCGTTCTTTTTGCAGATTTTAAGTTGGAGACCACGGGCTGTTTACTTTCCAAACTTCACAAGTGTGGAAGCATGTCAGCAAATAATTGAAATGGCAAGGCCAAAACTTGAACCATCAAAACTGGCTTTGCGGAAAGGAGAAACTGCTGAGAGCACAAAAGACACTAGAACAAGGTACTATTTTGAGCAAACCCTTTTGCTATCATCTATTGTAATATATGTGGTGTAACTTGTTGGACCTCTCACAGAGAGAAAGGTTTATGTGGATACATGGATAGATACGTAGATCGGACAAGATATTCCGATATAAATTAACAGGATATGATACCTACATAGAATACATATTTAAGCTTGTATAAAAATCCATAAAACATACTATATATAAGTGTATTGTGTAAATTCAAATTAAAGACATTGCTTTTAAACATtactgaaataaaaattataaattgttttttttttatattattttcttatgcAACAATACTATatctcattattatttttaaaataacttcaCAAAGAGATCAATTTCCCTCTTAAAGATACAATGTTTCTATCTTTCTACATTATACATACTTAAATCTTTCTCTTAGTTTTATTGTAGATAAATGTTTTGGAAGCTACTTAACTCAATTTTTGGTAAATAGTTTCTGATGTTGAAAGTTAAAATTGTTACATATTAGAGCAGATAAAGATGATGGTGAGACATTTGTGTTGCTGATATATGCTAATTTTCGCTGGCAACAGTTCAGGCACATTTATCAGTGCATCAGGAGACAAATCTGGCATCTTAGACATGTTAGAGAGGAAAATTGCTAAAGTTACAATGATTCCAAGGAGCCATGGAGAAGTATGTCTCTttcctaattattttttctgaCCTTCCACCGCAGTGTAAGTGTTCATGTATGAATAAAGCTGGAATGCTGTAACAATTTTGCAGAAATTCAATATATTGAAGTATGAGGTTGGCCAGAAATACGATTCTCATTATGATGCGTTCAACCCAGATGAATACGGCACTGTTAATAGCCAAAGGGTATATTAAGTTCTTAAGTAGTGCAACTTGTCAAACACTTCGTATATTTTCATAGGAATATGCAAGTATAAATTGATCACGCCATTTCAGCAATTCCTTTGCATGCAGGATCTCTCTATGATGAGTTTTCATTCTATATGGATAACATTTGGCGGAAATTTTGGAACTTGCTCAGCAATTTTCATTCTATATGAGTTTTATTCTTTTCTGACTGTGCCTTTGCTGGTTTATCGTGCAGATTGCTTCCTTTCTGTTATACCTATCAAATGTTGAAGCAGGAGGAGAAACAATGTTCCCTTTTGAGGTAGATTAGGAAATCAATAGCTGTCATTCTCTCTGATACATTGCACTGTGAAATCTTGATGAGTAAGCAGTCATTTAAGTATTCAAATTTGCAGGGTGGTTTGCATATTGATACGGATTATGATTACCGAAAATGCATTGGTTTGAAGGTGAAGCCACGGCAGGGCGATggacttttattttattcactGTTACCAAACGGGAATATTGATAAGGTAATCTTTCATTTTCAGATATATGAATATAATTGCCGTTACTTTTACAGTACGCATGGACAGAAATTTTCATTAAGCAAAAGGGAAATAAAATACATGCAAAATCATAGAAATACAGTGATATTCAGAACTTTGAGCAAAGTGGTCATTTTGTTTGTCAACCCACTTCtgttttttttgaatatttctGCAGACTTCTCTTCATGGAAGTTGTCCAGTGATTAAGGGAGAGAAATGGGTGGCAACAAAGTGGATTGATGATAAAGAGCAATAGTACTAATTGATTTTCTTTCTAAGGAGTCTACAATTATGTGTGGTCATGCATGCTTATCAATCATATGCAGAAATGTTGACATTTCGGTGCTACCAAGTTTTCAATGTTATGGATAAATGGCACTAACTCATGCGAGCAAATGAGTAAGCTCGTGAAATGTTTGGATGTTTACGGTGGTCCAAATTAGTTGGTTATGAACTgacatttatatataaatatatttatgaaaagATTGTAAATATGATTTCTCAACAATCAATGTTTTCTTCCCTGTTCAATGAATATTTTGTATCTTCAAAATTTGTATGTATTGAGATTCATATCTTCTAAATTTAttcaatgttttattttaatatttaatgaatattataaattttcagaaaacAAATTCAAACCAGTTGACCAGTTGAAAAACATTTGTTTTTGGATTAGTTAACATTTCTTAAGGCAAAAATTAatcacacaaaaattaaaaacgaAACTATTTAGATACTTAGGTTCGTCTTGCATAACTTGCAGTTTACGTGGACCAACAATCAGTGGAACAGATTGGTTCGCTGactaacataaataaaaaataattattttatatttttaaaaaaatatatctcaTTCACTtctagttttaagtaaagtcttatatttaaaatttgttaataaaaaattaatataaagaagagatttcaataagatactctttaaaaaattagtcatctttattaaaatatttatagcaAAACGTTATTTTTAGTCAAACTTTGTAACAATCTCATACttgaattcaaatttttatcttaattgaatgaattgaaacatgaatacaattttaatttttcaatagaagaaataagttttttttataattaatgaaaaattattttattttttaaatattttccttATGCAGACTGACCCACATACTACCTCTTATGCGGAACATGTTAGTGAAATGAGTCTGCATTCTTTGCAAGGTGGGCCAACCCGGCTCGCATTTTGCAAGCCTATGCGTGGCGATGCAACCCGCATTGCCATTCCTACTTAAGGTCGTAAGTTTTCAACATGACTTCATCAAACACCAAATTTAGATCCTTGAGATGTCCAACAAtgtgttataaaaataatactctGAGGTCATttatctaataataataatttttttaatacacacaaaatgtattcaaaatttaaattttaaaaaaatcattaatttttttaaacaaatttctTATGCAGGATGACTCAGACATCCGTTTCTATGAACCAACTCTTATACGAGACAAACTAATATGATCCCCATTTTGTATGTCAAAtacgaaaaaaatcaatatgAAGCAGACCAACCGCATTGTCATCCCTAACAAAATTTACTTATTAGTTTCtaataattgaaataatttttttcctcaatttgaaaaaaaattatgttcattttcaataaaaaaattataaatttgattttagttTAAAATGAATACTCTTGTCATCTTTCCTCTTCATTGTTGTTCACcaaatattcatatatatttatgaatataaataaatcatttttaattagtttagtTTTAATTAATAGAGATAAATGAAAGAGAGTGGAGCGAGAACAGAAGGGAGTGAGCTAAACGCAATGTCGTGCAGAGTGGGGAGGAAAATTTGTACAGATAAACATGAAGAGAACGAGCATGTGTCACGCGCTACGCCGTCGTATTGAGGAGAAAGGGAGAGTGAGGGACGCGCGTGGACAAGGAAGacaaaacaatagaaaaaagaaataagaaaaagagaaagtgGCAATAAGACGCGCCCTGAGTGCAGAGTGAGAGACGAGCGAGTGAACCAAGCGAGTTGAGTTGCTCTCCGATCCCATCCATAATTCAACTGTTTTCCCCCAAATTTCAAAACCCTAGCTTTCCCACTCGCGCTTTTCCCCACTCGCGCCTCGTGATCTCCCGCCCTTTTAAGGTTTTTCGCTTCTCCCTCTTCCCTTCTGCTCCCCCCTTCCCCCTTTCAATTTTCTGTGATTTTTTTCTAccaaagaaatattttttatgttctgTCTATGCTCACGAACTGAACCTACTTGCTCAAACACCATGTGGGTTTTCTAATTCCATTCACTTCACGCACATTTCTCACGTAAAAGTTCTAATTCACTGAAAAAAATGTATACTTGTAGTCTAAGAAAAGTAGCGCCATTTTAGTTGGAACCCAGACCTACAAGCTTCGGTAAAATGTGATTATGAATGAAGAGCTGGAAGCTGCTCTTTGCTCTCTCAGCTGTAACTATCAAACTCTACTCACTCAATGCTTCGTTTGTTTTTTGTCGAATGATCATTCTGTGCTCACTGATaaacaagtttttgagtttagCTACAGCAGCAGTAGCTTGCTTAGCTTCTTCTTTTATCTATTTCCATACGGCAACATGCTTTCTTTGAATTTAGTGTTACTGTTGCTGTCTTTTGGATTATTCGTTTATTTGTGATTTTCTTGCGTGGTTGTTTTGTTTCAATTCTTGTTCTCTGGTGCCAATGGGTTTGGATTTAATAGAATGGACTAGGCTCCCTGCGTGATTAACAATGTTTGAATTTCTACTGAAAGGGTTGTTCACACTTAGTGTTTcgtaatatctaaaatagtaaTGTTTCTGAAGGAGGATACAAAATGCTTGTGGGAAACCAAAAAACAATTCTTGTTCTGATTTTTAACAATTCTTGTTCTGATTTTTAACACTTCTTGGTCTGGGTGCCTGATTTGGAAGCATCTAGAACCTTTGTATTTTCTTACTTGTCTAAagtcaatttttgttttataacgTCAGTCCTTGAATTTGGGGCTGGCTAACTTTATCCGAGTTAGCTTAAGTTACCTAAGTTACCTTACGATTTCACCTGACATTGTTAAATAGCAAGGTGTGCATCCCCTACCCTGTCAAGAATCACTGTAAATATAATATTTGGATGGCTACATTTTGCTGTTGTACTGATTAGAAACTTCcttatttgtatttttcagagACAGGTAGCATCCAAAGTGCAATTTATACTGTAGCAGGTATTCAGGAAGCAGTGCATGCTAGTGCCGTGAGTCAAAATATGGGTGATGCACTAAATGAAGTGCAGCACAGGGGTGGTGTACCTGCTACTTCTCCCAAGAGGGACATTGCATTGTTTGAAGGAGACAAGGATTTTGAGCCGCACAATGGCATTGAATTTGAATCCCATGAAGCagcatatttattttatcaggAATATGCCAAATCTATGGGATTCACTACTTCAATAAAAAATAGCAGGCGCTCAAAGAAAACGAAAGAATTTATTGATGCCAAATTTGCATGCTCTAGGTATGGTGTTACGCCTGAGACTGACAGTGGGAGCAGTCGAAGACCAAGTGTAAAGAAAACAGATTGCAAAGCTTGCATGCACGTGAAGAGGAAGGCAGATGGAAAGTGGATCATTCATGAATTTATAAAGGAACATAATCATGAACTTTTACCAGCTTTGGCATATCATTTTCGGATTCATAGAAATGTGAAATTAGCTGAAAagaataatattgatattttgcATGCTGTTAGTGAACGCACCAGAAAGATGTATGTTGAAATGTCAAGGCAATCTGGAGGCTGTCAGAACATCGGGTCTTTCTTAAGCGATATAAATTATCAGTTTGACAGAGGCCAGTATTTGGCTTTGGAAGAAGGAGATGCCCAAATTATGCTTGAGTATTTTAAGCATGTACAAAAGGAGAGTCCCAACTTCTTCTATTCTATAGATTTAAATGAAGAGCAGCGCTTAAGAAATCTATTTTGGATTGATGCAAAAAGTATCAATGATTATCTCAGCTTTAATGATGTAGTTTCATTTGATACCACTTACATAAAAAGCAATGACAAGTTGCCGTTTGCACCTTTCGTCGGAGTGAACCACCACTCTCAACCTATATTGCTTGGATGTGCATTGGTTGCAGATGAGACTAAGCCAACATTTGTTTGGTTAATGAAGACATGGCTTAGAGCTATGGGTGGGAAAGCTCCCAAGGTTATAATTACTGATCAAGACAAAGCCTTGAAGGCAGCAATTGAAGAAGTATTTCCGAATGTACGtcattgtttttctctttgccacATACTAGAGAGGATACCAGAAAATCTCTCTTTTGTGATCAAACAGCACAACAACTTCTTACCAAAATTTAACAAGTGCATTTTTAAATCATGGACAGATGAACAGTTTGACATGAGATGGTGGAAAATGGTCAGTATATGTGAACTCCAAGATGATATATGGTTTCAGTCATTGTATGAGGACCGGAAAAAGTGGGTGCCAACTTACATGGGGGATGCCTTTTTAGCTGGAATGTCTACACCTCAGCGCTCTGAAAGTACGAGCTCTTTCTTTGACAAGTATATTCATAAGAAAATTACCCTTAAAGAGTTTGTAAAACAATATGGGACAATTCTTCAGAATAGGTATGATGAGGAAGCCATTGCGGATTTTGAATCATTGCACAAACAGCCAGCACTTAAATCTCCTTCACCTTGGGAAAAGCAAATGTCAACGGTTTACACACATGCAATATTTAAGAAATTTCAAGTTGAAGTTTTGGGTGTAGCTGGCTGTCAATCTAGGATAGAGGATGGAGATGGAACGGTTGCAAAGTTCATAGTTCAAGATTATGAGAAGGATGAAGAGTTTTTGGTAACTTGGAATGAAATGAGCTCAGAGGTCTCTTGCTTTTGTCGATTGTTTGAATATAAAGGTTTCCTTTGCAGGCATGCTTTGAGTGTTCTCCAACGTTGTGGTTGTTCGAGTGTTCCATCTCATTATATCTTGAAGAGGTGGACGAAAGATGCCAAAATTAAGGAATCAATGGCAGATAGGACAAGAAGGATACAAACTAGGGTGCAACGTTATAATGACTTGTGTAAACGAGCTATCGATTTAAGTGAAGAAGGATCATTATCTGAAGAGAATTACAGTGTTGTTTTTCGTGCACTTGTTGATGCCTTGAAGAATTGTGTACTCGTGAATAATTCTAATAACAGCGGTGCAGAAACTAGCAATAATGCCTATGGCTTTCGTGAAGCAGAAGAAAATCAGGTTCCTCTCGCTTTGAAACCAAATAAAAAGAGGAACGCAGCTAGGAAAAGAAAGGTCCG encodes the following:
- the LOC137828888 gene encoding probable prolyl 4-hydroxylase 9; this encodes MKGIVKSSKLKFGIPAFFFLCSLFFFDLDDVGSKSRILQESEKKVYEPVEHGESGESFFDSIPFQILSWRPRAVYFPNFTSVEACQQIIEMARPKLEPSKLALRKGETAESTKDTRTSSGTFISASGDKSGILDMLERKIAKVTMIPRSHGEKFNILKYEVGQKYDSHYDAFNPDEYGTVNSQRIASFLLYLSNVEAGGETMFPFEGGLHIDTDYDYRKCIGLKVKPRQGDGLLFYSLLPNGNIDKTSLHGSCPVIKGEKWVATKWIDDKEQ
- the LOC137828164 gene encoding protein FAR-RED IMPAIRED RESPONSE 1 isoform X1; its protein translation is MGDALNEVQHRGGVPATSPKRDIALFEGDKDFEPHNGIEFESHEAAYLFYQEYAKSMGFTTSIKNSRRSKKTKEFIDAKFACSRYGVTPETDSGSSRRPSVKKTDCKACMHVKRKADGKWIIHEFIKEHNHELLPALAYHFRIHRNVKLAEKNNIDILHAVSERTRKMYVEMSRQSGGCQNIGSFLSDINYQFDRGQYLALEEGDAQIMLEYFKHVQKESPNFFYSIDLNEEQRLRNLFWIDAKSINDYLSFNDVVSFDTTYIKSNDKLPFAPFVGVNHHSQPILLGCALVADETKPTFVWLMKTWLRAMGGKAPKVIITDQDKALKAAIEEVFPNVRHCFSLCHILERIPENLSFVIKQHNNFLPKFNKCIFKSWTDEQFDMRWWKMVSICELQDDIWFQSLYEDRKKWVPTYMGDAFLAGMSTPQRSESTSSFFDKYIHKKITLKEFVKQYGTILQNRYDEEAIADFESLHKQPALKSPSPWEKQMSTVYTHAIFKKFQVEVLGVAGCQSRIEDGDGTVAKFIVQDYEKDEEFLVTWNEMSSEVSCFCRLFEYKGFLCRHALSVLQRCGCSSVPSHYILKRWTKDAKIKESMADRTRRIQTRVQRYNDLCKRAIDLSEEGSLSEENYSVVFRALVDALKNCVLVNNSNNSGAETSNNAYGFREAEENQVPLALKPNKKRNAARKRKAQLEQDVILVNAQDSLQQMDNLSSDAMTLNGYYGTQQNVQGLQVQLNLMEPPHDGYYVNQQGMQGLGPLNSMAPSHDGFFGTQQSIHGLGGQLEFRPATTFGYSLQDEPDPQFHGNSSRNT
- the LOC137828164 gene encoding protein FAR-RED IMPAIRED RESPONSE 1 isoform X2, which codes for MGDALNEVQHRGGVPATSPKRDIALFEGDKDFEPHNGIEFESHEAAYLFYQEYAKSMGFTTSIKNSRRSKKTKEFIDAKFACSRYGVTPETDSGSSRRPSVKKTDCKACMHVKRKADGKWIIHEFIKEHNHELLPALAYHFRIHRNVKLAEKNNIDILHAVSERTRKMYVEMSRQSGGCQNIGSFLSDINYQFDRGQYLALEEGDAQIMLEYFKHVQKESPNFFYSIDLNEEQRLRNLFWIDAKSINDYLSFNDVVSFDTTYIKSNDKLPFAPFVGVNHHSQPILLGCALVADETKPTFVWLMKTWLRAMGGKAPKVIITDQDKALKAAIEEVFPNVRHCFSLCHILERIPENLSFVIKQHNNFLPKFNKCIFKSWTDEQFDMRWWKMVSICELQDDIWFQSLYEDRKKWVPTYMGDAFLAGMSTPQRSESTSSFFDKYIHKKITLKEFVKQYGTILQNRYDEEAIADFESLHKQPALKSPSPWEKQMSTVYTHAIFKKFQVEVLGVAGCQSRIEDGDGTVAKFIVQDYEKDEEFLVTWNEMSSEVSCFCRLFEYKGFLCRHALSVLQRCGCSSVPSHYILKRWTKDAKIKESMADRTRRIQTRVQRYNDLCKRAIDLSEEGSLSEENYSVVFRALVDALKNCVLVNNSNNSGAETSNNAYGFREAEENQVPLALKPNKKRNAARKRKAQLEQDVILVNAQDSLQQMDNLSSDAMTLNGYYGTQQNVQGLVQLNLMEPPHDGYYVNQQGMQGLGPLNSMAPSHDGFFGTQQSIHGLGGQLEFRPATTFGYSLQDEPDPQFHGNSSRNT